The sequence acataataaaaacaagaacacaaacacattcaaatggatgtttaatcagccaaacacATTCAGATAGGATGCTAACCAGCCCAAGGCAtggttgcagagaaacatttccaCCTAGCGCCTTAagctatataatgaaggcaccaggcggacttccctagggagagcattccaccatcTGAGAGACATTGAAACAAAGCTGGCATGCAAAGAAGGAAGAGGTGACTGATTAGGTCCTGTAGGCTGGCAGTAAGGTTCTGCATAGATCAGGAGCAGTGTTTGTGCTGGAACAATGCAAGAATTCTTGGCATCTTAGAGAGGCGGGAACATGCAAACCCCACAACTTTTCCTGACCGCACTGAGATAGTTGGAAGCAGTTGCAAAGGatcctagttgttgttgtttagtcgtttagacgtgtccaactcttcgtgaccccatggaccagagcacgccagccactcctgtcttccactgactcccgcagtttggtcaaagtcatgcaggtagcttcgagaacactgtccaaccatctcctcctctgtcgtccccttttccttgtgccctcagtctttcccaacatcagggtcttttccagggagtcttctcttctcatgaggtggccaaagtcttggagcctcagcttcaggatctatccttccagtgagcactcagggctgatttccttcagaatggataggtttgatcttcttgcagtccatgggactctcaagagtctcctccagcaccataattcaaaagcatcaatttttcagtgatcagccttctttatggtccagctctcagatCTCAGGATCCTAGTTAGGGACCATAAAAACTGTGGCACCAATTTCCTTGGCGAGGACCTGGTGAAACTGTTTTGACCCCATGGTTTTAGTGATGTTGGCACACACAAAACCCAGTCGAATGCCCTTCGTTATATTCCCTTTCTCCTCTCTCGTTACGTTAATTGAttgcagactttagcttgcagccAAGTATGTTTCCCAAGTTTGAGGAATTATCTGGGGAACACTGTCAGTTGGACCCCAAGTTTGCACAGAGGAAGGCGGAGTGGGGCATTCATGGCATTTTCAGAAGAAAGGCGTTGTTTCTGTGTTGCTTCCTGAGTTGAAAACCTGATCGCAGATGACCGCAGAAAGCCTTTGGAATGATCTCAGAGGCTTTGGGTCACCACAGAATCCCATGAAAGTCAGATGATCGTggacttttaaaaatacttttctacacaaggaggaaagagaggaggggTGCAGTTTTCTAACTGAATGGTTCTCAtgtgccttttccacagctgttgtTTTGATAAAAGCAGTTGAGATCTTTCCAGTCCAACAATTTTCCAGTCCTCAGAAGTTTATCAGTTTCTTGGGTGAGAAGATGAGTAACAGTAGGGAACCTTTTTATCGAAATACAGCTTTCCCCTAAAACACATCGTTGTAGTGTTGAATATGTACTTTGAGTTTATGCAGAGCAGTGACCCAACAGCCTTGCCACACCAACTGATTTAGAAGAGAACATGGAACATGTTGGAagtctttaggtaaaggtaaagggacccctgaccattaggtccagtcatgaccgactctggggttgcagcagttatctcgctttattggctgagggagccggcatacagcttccaggtcatgtggccagcaggactaagtcatttctggcgaaccagagccgtttaccttcccgccagagtggtacctatttatctacttgcacttttacatgcttttgaactgctaggttggcaggagcagggaccgagcaacgggagctcaccccgtcgcgggatttgaaccgccgaccttctgatcggcaagtcctaggctctgtggtttaacccacagcgccacccacgtccctttattgAAAGTCTTTAAGTCTAGGCAAATCACAAACTAAGAAGCAGTGAGTGGACAAGCCAGGAAGTTGCATGAAACCGGCTGCTGCTATTTTCCAGTTTCTCCCTTTCAGTGCTGTTGACACTCCTCAGCAGACCATCCCCTGTTGCCATGGGTGAAATCTCCAAACCATACCTGCATCAAAACCAAAATTGCTATATGTGCAAGGCTCGGATGTTGCAAAGACGCCTCTCTTGCACCACCTcctgaaatgaaaacaaaaaattaaCGTTGGTGGCAGTCACTACGGGGCTAGCAGTCACTACGGGGGCCATTCCTGTGACATAATGAGATATCGATTAGCAGTTCTTACTGTGTTTAATGTGTCAGGATGCATTGGAAAAGGGAGACACTGTAATTTCTGGCTTATTTTTATTGTCCTTATTTTTATAGCTGTTTTCCAGTCTGTAAATGGGCAGTATAACAGAGTCAGCCTCTTGTCTCTCCATTTCTTAATTGTGCTCAGGGTGAATAAAAATCAGTGTGGTTttctaaaaatttatttaaatcagatttttttttctttaaatcggattttttttttatttaaatcagattttttaaataaaaggctttcggaggaaaaatctttctaaagatagttttctgtttaagttactttatagtccaaaggctgttcatcaggaaataaggatttgttttaactttttttaaaaacaaacaaacaaacaaacttttaaccacatcagttaacaaacatggatacatatgctatgatgttattgttttagttaaataaattgtttaaatttttatcaaggaaatgaatatttttctccttccaataaggtACAGCGGAaatgttgtccaaatataaacagttattaaacctcacaatcatttcataattatctgtctatgtatttctaatagtataaccaaatcagtaatttttgatataactctaaaaactactctgaacatttattattattccaaaaatgaaaccttcctctggttgtaaatattaagattataccagcaagaatgagtctttctttaaaagaaaaagaaaaaaagattttaatCAAGTCTTACTAactaatgatttaaatcaagtcttgctgactcgtgatttaaatcgatttgatttaaatcaaatccaccctgattgTACTGTTGATATGCAAGCCACCTTTTGGCATCCTTGGGATGCAGTGAGGTAGCATATATGGGACAGAAATACCGGCAGCCCtcaagtagtaaaggtaaaggtaatgggacccctgaccattaggtccaggcgtgaccgactctggggttgcgccgctcatatcactttattggctgagggagccggtgtacatttccaggtcatgtggccagcatgactaagctgcttctggcgaaccagagcagcacacggaaacgccatttaccttcccgctggagcagtacctatttatctacttgcactttgacgtgcttttgaactgctaggttggcaggagcagggaccgagcaacgggagctcaccctgttgtggggatttgaaccgccaaccttctgattggcaagtcctaggctctgtggtttaacccacagcgccacccgcatatatGGGATGAAAATACCGGCAGTCCTCAAGTAAAGCTCAGTTTAAttgaaaaggggtggggagaagagactGAAGCTTGTCTGGCTATCTGAAGTGGCTTCTTGATATGGGTGTAACTCTGCATAAACCTATTAAGTAACAACACTTTTACCCTGGTAGacttgcaggtaaaggtaaaagccAACAAAAAGCAAATGAGTGGATGTCAAATTTACCACCAACTTGCAGATTTTATTCATTCACGTTTTGTCTCTGAACTTTCAGGACCATGAAGTCTCCCGGGAGAACTTTCAGCAGGAAGAGCTAGTGGACCAAAGGACCTCCTGCCGCTGTTGAAATCCACTTTTACCTTGGATATACCAGGGTATTCTAGTGCCTGATTGTTTGCTATAAGGAAACTTGAAGACTGTAAGACATGTCCATTGCACTCAAACAAGTTTTTAACAAGGACAAGACGTTCCGCCCCAAACGgaaatttgaacctgggacccagAGATTTGAGCTccacaaacgagcgcaggcctcGCTGAACTCTGGGGTGGACCTGAAAGCAGCTGTGCAGCTGCCTGGTGGAGAAGATCTAAATGACTGGGTAGCAGTTCACGTGGTGGACTTTTTCAACAGGATCAACTTGATCTATGGAACTATCTGTGAGTTCTGCACGGAGAGGACCTGCCCTGTGATGTCGGGGGGCCCAAAATACGAATATCGGTGGCAGGACGATCTGAAGTACAAGAAACCTACGGCGTTGCCAGCACCCCAGTATATGAATCTTTTGATGGACTGGATTGAGGTGCAAATCAACAACGAGGACATATTCCCTACTAGTGTAGGTAAGTTTACACTTGTGTCTTAAGAATCGCATGCCACACAACAGGTTCCTCTTAAGACTTGTCGGATATGGTGTCTGGCTAAACCATCGGCCTACTCTTCAAAATCCCTCGCACATCCCTTATTTGAACCTTTGTTGGGTTTCCAAGTCTCCCCACACCTTTCAAATCCCACCCAGCGGAGCTCTTTCCAATCGGCAATTTGGATGTTGGAATAACCGTGTGGTGGGGTTTGCAAGGCCTAAAGAAGCATGGCTTCGAAGGAGAGGCATGTGAGGAATTTcgatggtttgggggggggggcaacatacCTATTGGTCATGTGATGTCACTGACACGACACAAGCGACAGATGGGTTGCCTGAAGTCCTGTCACAGTTGGCCTGCAGAGTTCTAAAAAGCTGGTGTAAGGTCTTGGTTGATAAGGACGTATGGAGAACTTAAACATTTGCCATGCTTTGGGGGACATTTTGATTTGtctcagtacagttgtacctcggaagtcgaccAGAATGCGTTCTGGAAGtcccttcgacttccaaaatgttcggaaatcgAAGtgtggcttcagattggctgcaggaggctcctgcagccaatcggaagccgcggaagccctgtcagacgttcaggttccaaaaatagtttgcaaactggaacagtcacttccaggtttgcggcttttgggagccaaaaacatttgagaactaccttatttttcgccctataagacacacttttccccctccaaaaatgaaggggaaatgtgtgtgcgtcctatggggcgaatgcaggctttcgctgaagcatgaagagcgagaggggtcagtgcgcagaGGGGTCGGAAGCTATCCACAAgtcttgggagcccggcgggaagttgcaaggtggttagattggtctcagctagggccagggccttttcagtactggccccaacttggtggaacaccctgtcacaagagactagggccctgcgggacttgacatctttccacagggcctgcaagacagagctgttccgcctggcctttagtttggactcagtctgacccttatgtttccctccccttacggttttaaTCTATGGGCGACTTTTAAAatggggctgcattttaaattgcattttaacctgtattttaaattggtggtttttttgtgtattatgtttttattgtaattttactggtgttagccgtcccgagcctggctctggccggggagggcagggtataaataaaatgtattatttattattattattaacgaacGGGGCAAAGGCCCCACATGTGCTGAATGTGGGCCTATAAGGGGCAGCAGCAATTCCTCTATATGTGCCTGAACTATTTTGTAGTGAATTTCCTAGTTGTTTGCCATACTTAAGATGCTCAAGATAAGCAGGTGTGCGTATCTCTACGCAAGAAGGAACATTTTCCGGAATATTATTTGCGGTCTCCATAAGCAATTGCCTGCTTCGTTTTGTTCCTAAATCCCTGTAGTGTCTTTGTGAGAGATTGATTCCTCGCTGCCCCTTTCAGAACGAGTAGCTTTAAGGAACTGTATCTTTCCCAGCCTGCTCCGTCTTGTTCCAGGACAAAAGCCAAGAACAAAGAAATCAATACATGATCTCCTGCCAGCTTCCTCTTCCCTCGAGTCTGTTTCATCTCTGAAGGCAGCAGTAATAGCTAGGGGAAGGAGTTCCTGCATCAGCCTTGGGCAAGCGGGAACAAGAGTGCCACTATTTTAAAAGACATGTCTGTAGCATGGgcctagccaggatttatgtttttttgggggacaggacacccacctgtcatcatcctctgtctggctctgccGAGCGGATTCGAGTGGAATGAAACATCTCAACAACAGCTGCTttgaattactttcttttgactcccaagtgctcagaaatacCTGTAAAAACCTTCCGTCATTTGAAAACTAGGAAGTTAAGTGAGCATCAGGTAGTACCTCAGTTAATGAGTATGTTTtgcaaaatcacaaagaacaCGCCTTTTCCCcatcttggttttttaaaaaaatctaaactgAAACAAGTTTTATTGGATTTGGTGAAAACCTTTTCAGCACTTCCTTCTCAAATTCCTCCTTTTCcccatacatacataaataactttttcCCCATTGTTCACTAGGTACTTCTCCATCAGTtatacctaaaagaaaagcttctggttttttcagAAAAGCTACTTTCATCATTCCCCTCACCCCCAActtattataaatcatttcctagAAGTGATCAAGTCACTTGTTAATCATTTCTTTCTTTGAGTAAATGAAAGTCCTGTTTATCTTGCGGGAGAATACTGTCGGTGTTCCTTTCACAAGCACAGCCCTGCTGTTGCAAGTGCAAAGAGCTAAAGGCTGGTGAGAGTTTCAGATAAtggacttacagtggtaccttggtttacgaacttaatccgttctggaagtccgttcttaaaccgaaaccgttctcaaactgaggtgcactttccctaatgaggcctcccgccgccagtgcccttccaccattcagcttccattcttagaccgaggtaaaattCGCAAatcgggacactacttccagttttgcagagttcgtaaaccgaattatttgtaaacagggctgttcttaaaccgaggtaccactgtaattcctgaTTTCACTTGAGCTCAATGTGGGGATGACCAGAAAGGTGTTGACAGGAAGGGTGCCCCTCCTGTATCCTCAGAAGGGTATGcctttttttttaggaaggagaGGGCTTGGCATGGAAATATTTGACCCATGACCTGGCATGGCGTCATTTTGGATGCCATAGTAGTTGCGGCCAGGGTGATGGGGTGGCAGAACCTGCCAAATTGGTCCTCAAAGTCTTATACCAAGGAAGTGGCCGTAAAGTTCTCTGTGGGGCGTTGGCCTTGGGAATTATAAAATGGACAAATTGTTACCAAATGTGCCTCATCAATCAGGAATGGGGACCTTGTGGCCGATGCGGCAACGAGACATTCCATTTTGACAACTGCACCCTTGGTTTGAGGAGCCATGGGGGTGCCTAGCTTATTGtatatcttgagtttctaacGCTTGAAAAAGGTATTCATGAGAAATGACTACCGGGAGTGGCGTGTGAGGGTTGAACCTGCCCCTGTGGCGAGCCTTGCCCAGTGGGGCATGAGAAAACAGCAGGAGTCCTTTTTGAACCTCTAGTGGGTTTCCAAGTCTCCCCACACCTTGCAAAGCCCACCCAGCGGTGCTCTTTTCAATCTGCAATTTGGAGGGTGAAACAATAACCGTGTGGTGGGGTTTGCAAAGCCTAAAGAACCAgaccaatacagtagtacctcggtttaagaacagtccggtttaagaacaatttggtttactaACTCCGCAAAACctgaaatagtgtcccggtttgagaactttacctcggtctaagaacagaagccgaatggtggaagggcactggcggcaggaggcctcattagggaaagcatgcctcggttttagaacggttttggtttgagaactggacttccggaacagattatgtttcttaaaccgaggtaccactgtagttccatctagctcagtgttcccTACACGGAATGGCAGGAGCTGTCCATGCAGGAGTTTCTGGAGATTTGATGCTGGACCTTCTGTATGTAAAGCAGGTGACCTGTCCCTGAGGCCCGTTTGCTTCACCTGTCCCTGTTCCTCTTTTCATGGATGTGGCAGCTCCTTTGTCTCTGGAAAGGGACTTCCTCCACCCCCGTTGCAGCGGATGGTGTGAGAGGCAAGGACTTCCCCAGACTGTCTATCACAAATGGGTCAACATGGTAACTTTTAAGGATCTAGTTGTATGGCTGGGTGCCTAGTTGTTAACAGTGAATTGCAATTTGATGCTGCGTGGTGTTTCAATGCAACACCCCCTAATTCGATTCTTTTAgggaagcatgtgtgtgtgtttgttttctggATTTGTGCTCCATTAGCGAATGGACTTTGCAGAAGGAAAGCCAGCGAGGAATTCACAGAAGCCGTAGATGTTTTCTGGGTTAATCTTATTAAAGCCACCCTCTTTAATTTTGCATGCATCCATGCACGGTATTTAGAGGAGGATTTCAAGAAACGCAGTTAAGTAGGGCTTTGGTTAAAGAGTCTGTTGCAAAGGGGTGGGAAACAATTTCAGGGAAAGCACAAGCCTGTTTGGACaaatagctgccccccccccattcttctgTGCCTTATGATGGATAGTATTATGGGATTGGGTGATCTCGGGGATTACCCCTATAAAGTTGGAACCTGGAAAAGAAGACAGTTAAAATGGCCAAACCATTTTCTTCCGTTAGGTAAACAGCCAGGTCTATTAAGTGCCTCCTTTGTTATGTGAACTAGGAGCAATATGTTGCCCCAGGAACTAAATATCTGGAGGCAAAGTGACTGCCAGAAGGACACTCCCTTGGCTGGAGTTGATGCCATGGAAGTGGGCTTCTTGTGCAGAAgggtaggtaaaaaggtaaaggtaaaggacccctggacggttaagtccagtcaaacttgactatggggttgtggcattcatcttgctttcaggctgagggagccagtgtttgtccgcagacagcttttcgggtcaggtggccagcagcactaaaccgcttctggtgcaacaggacaccggaacggaaaccagagtgcacagaaatgccgtttaccttcctgccacagtggtacctatttatctacttgcactggcctgctttcaaactgctaggttggcaggagctgggacagagcaatgggagctcaccccgtcgcggggattcgaaccgccgaccttctgatcggcaagcccaagaggctcagtggtttagaccacagcgccagaaGGGTACTTGCTGTGCACATTCCCAGCTCTTTATCCTCCACTGAATCCAGGACACATTTCAGGCCAGGCCAAAACACTTGAGGAAGGTATGAAGCAAGGGCAATGAGGTGTGGCTGTTGAAAAGATGGTGTGTCCGGGGAGGATGTTTGGCCTCCCTAGAACCAGACGTAGAGGTCTGGAAGGCTGGATTTAGCTCCTCAGCCTGCGGTTCCCGAACCCTGAACTAACGGGAACACTCATAATAAAGTTGCAATTtcagcagtggtggactttgggctttaaaatctCAGCAGTGCCCCGTGATCTACATGTACATACTttataactaagtctgccttctgcgatccaactgtgaacagaatgtgagtaaactacctTTATATACTTTATACAAGATTGTGGCGTgtctattcttttaagagggatatatgggaacttaccaggaacctaatattgagaggcttaagcaagcctgcaaccagctacccgctgtgcgtttaaaaggggaatgcaaaactctgctaagtaaagacacttgctaacgcaagttaggaaggatattaataaacaatatatcctctcctgcctccctggacATTCCCACACCATCTTCTGCTGTGGGAGGAGTCTGTTTTTCTTGGACATTCCTTACAGCTGTTTGACTCCTTTTGTTCCCTTGATCAAGGATGGTATTCATGACGGTTCAACCCGCACACTGTCTTTGGGCTCACCAATCAACACTGAAGCCTTTGTGCATTTTGATAGCTAACAATGCCAGGCTGCGTTGTCTTGTCCCTGAAGCAGTTTCTGTCAGCGCCTTATATTTGCGAGGAGCCTGTTCCGAAGAATCAAGAGAACACCTTCTGTCTCCCTCTCATTGTATCCAAGTTCCATATGTCCTGTCTTGGAACAAGAAGCTATATGCTCTCATTCTACCCTCCACCCTGTTATATGAAACAAGCATTTGTTAAGGCCAGATGTCGCAACACTATTTAATCATTATGTCTAATTACAGTTAACTTCCCCCAGCAGCCTCACGTGAGCTGTCTGGAGTTAGTGGACCAAATTTTACTTTGCTAAACTGAAAATATAGATGTGTGTCAGATAAGTAAAGAACTGGAGCCGATTAAAAATTTCCTTTTGGAAAGTTCGAGCCTGCTTACCACCCTAACTGAATTAAGAGACAAGAAGCCGCTCTCCTTCACATAACAACTAGCAAGTGTGTGTTTTATCAATGCCCATGTGCCTTTTTGCAAATGCTGCACCTCAACATTTGTCAGTGATTCATCCTCCTGCATGGCAGCTGTTCTGACGCAAACGGTTTTCCCGTATGGAAAAAAAACACAGTAGGTCCCTCCCTCTTCATGCAGTGATCatagctatttttctagaaaaaatgatgctggaattcaccatgaagCGCAACACTTTTAACATTGGGGTGTGCGCgccggtactgtgtaccctcGAGTGCCACCAGGAAGCCCCACTGGTTGGAaaccacctgagaagtgccagaactgagttcctgtaaGTTCTTCCTGGAAAAAAGTCCTGCTATTGACCATCAAACGAGTGCCCTGGGCCCCTAAATTTGGGTGCAAACCAGCACCTGGGACTGCCATTACAGCTTAACATAGCATTGTTACTGGTGGGATTTTTTCCATGAAAGTAGCCACTTCCAACAGATTGCAATGCTTCCCCACCCATTTGCATTTAACACAAGATTTATCTTACTTTGTTTATTATtccatggaaatgagtgctattCCATTAGATTTCCACAGGTGGCTTTTATACTTGTGCGAAAGCTCCAACAGAATATGGAAGCAAACAGGGAAGTGTCAGGAAATGGAGTCAACAGCTATTTGAATGCAAACTTAATGCCATTAGAGtgttagttacaggtaggtagccgtgttggtctgccttagtcgaaacaaaataaaaaaattccttccagtagcaccttggagaccaactaagtttgttattggtatgagctttcgtgtgccgtTGCCCTCAAAGGCTCCGAATGTTTGCCCCTCTCCCCTTTGGTATAGGGTGAATTTTGTCACACAAAATTGGGGAGCAGATTTTTGTCTCAACACGAGACAAGCCCCcccttaaaatggtaattcagaGAAGGCTCTGAAACCGTTAAACTCATTTGTCACCTaaacaaaacaccccaaaacCTGCTGGGTGAAGGCAGAAAGGAATGGCTGAAGATCTTCTGCTGCCAAACTGCTGGCGTGGGAACAGGGTCGTCTTTTGCAACGAACTCCATGAGGAAGAATAGAGAAGACGTTGTGAGGAAGGCATATGTGCAATGGGGGGTTGCAAAGAAACGGCTCCCTCTTGCTGAACCAGTTTGCCTGCTATTTCCTTGCGCCTGGGGATCACTTTTGCCAGACCTATGTAAATTTAATGGGCGCTTGTCTCGGCTGACAATTGAGTGCCTGCTGGAAGAGGAACAAGATAGCGCAGCTCTGCAGATGCCAGAGGTTAAAAACACGAGGGATGGAGCTACAGCAGAAGAGCTAATTTCAGCAGCCCAGCCGACTGCTTTCTTCCACGTCCCACCATCTGGCAAATGGCAAACACCCCGCTTCATTTTATACCGCGTCACCCTTTCATGTTTAATTGGTGCTCTAGCCTTGCACAGATGAATTCCATAATCTGCAGGCAGCGCTTTAGACAAGATTCGCTTCTTGCAAGCTCAGTGGGTGTCAGGAAACATAGGAACGTAGTGAAACACAGAGGCACAAGGCTTTGTGGGGTCCCTGATATGACCAGGAGGGTCTCTTGTCATCGTGTTTCGACTTAGGGAAAATAAAACCCAGAATCATCCCCGTTTTCCTCAGTATTTAGCTCATGTACAGAGCCAATGCACACCCATAGTATGAGTCATTTTTAAGCACTGGCTTTTGCTATAGCACCTCAGAAGTCATTGTTCTTTTACGCCATAGCTGTGGAGAATGTGTGCAAGCCAAAAATGGGTACAGcagtgccttggttctcaaatttaatccatttgactcccaaaacagttcaaaaaccaaggcgcgaaTTCCaatcggctgcaggagcttcagaccttcggcttccaaaaaccattcgcaaaccgaaacactcacatctgggtttgtggcgtttgcgagtcgatttgttcgggagccaagccgttcgactgccaaggtaccactgtatttttgaatTAAGGACAGGGTAGGTTTTCacttagagggacgcgggtggcactgtgggttaaaccacagagcctaggacttgccaatcagaaggtcggcggttcgaacacccaccatggggtgagctcccgttgctcggtcccggctccttctgattggcaagtcctaggctctgtggtttaacccacagtgccacccgcgtcccggctcctgccaacctagcagtttgaaagcacgtcaaagtgcgagtagataaataggtaccgctccggcgggaaggtaaacagcgtttccatgtgctgctctggttcgccagaagcggcttagtcatactggccacatgacccggaagctgtgcgctggctccctcggccattaaagcgagatgagcgccgcaaccccagagtcggtcatgactggacctaatggtcaggggtccctttacctttaccttaggttttCACTTGCAAAAATTCTGGCACCTACTGCTGAGTAGCTCTGGGCATGTGTGAAGTGCCTTTCCTTGCAAAGAATACAATTTCTTTTCCTTGCCCGTCC is a genomic window of Podarcis muralis chromosome 17, rPodMur119.hap1.1, whole genome shotgun sequence containing:
- the MOB3B gene encoding MOB kinase activator 3B isoform X1, translated to MSIALKQVFNKDKTFRPKRKFEPGTQRFELHKRAQASLNSGVDLKAAVQLPGGEDLNDWVAVHVVDFFNRINLIYGTICEFCTERTCPVMSGGPKYEYRWQDDLKYKKPTALPAPQYMNLLMDWIEVQINNEDIFPTSVGVPFPKNFLQICKKILCRLFRVFVHVYIHHFDRIIIMGAEAHVNTCYKHFYYFVTELALIDRKELEPLKEMTARMCH
- the MOB3B gene encoding MOB kinase activator 3B isoform X2, whose amino-acid sequence is MSIALKQVFNKDKTFRPKRKFEPGTQRFELHKRAQASLNSGVDLKAAVQLPGGEDLNDWVAVHVVDFFNRINLIYGTICEFCTERTCPVMSGGPKYEYRWQDDLKYKKPTALPAPQYMNLLMDWIEVQINNEDIFPTSACRSQRTSFRSARRSCAGSSGSLSTSTSTTLTALSSWGLRPTSTPVTSTFIIS